CGAGCTCTCTTCCGTCAAAAACAGCAGAAACAACAGACCAATATTCCGATTCTTCTTGGTCTGTCAAATCAATGACCTGAATGAAGGTTGGAAGTAATCGCCCAAACTGGTCTTGCTGCAGAAGGATACGCTGGTTAAATTATTTAAGAGAGCAATTACAGTCATCATATAATCTATTCGTACCCACCATAACTTGTATGCTTTGGTTTGTGTCTTGGGTTACTGTAGATGATTTTGAGGATCATTGAGTTGTATGAAGGATCTGCATTGCGTACAAATCTCAGGAAGTACATGTTAAACATACCTTGTGGTACATCCCATCTCGACAGAGTGTATATCTCTCTAGGCAGTTGCACCAATCCCCATGTCCTGGTTCACACCACCATTCATCCGTCACCTGGAATACCAAGTCAGAGCAAATGGGGTCACTTGATATTCTCTATACCGACAGCACCTCTACAGAATTCTCCATATACTACCGAACTTGAAGGAGTTAAAGCATGATGGAACTCAACCGGGAGACACTAATGTAATTTGACTGCAGAAAAATCAACGTAAGGGACAAAGGCGAGGATGATTTGAAGATTAAGAAACTTTGGAAGCAGGGCAACTACGTGACAAACTATCTTAAGATCTCGAGTTCTTTCCACGAGTCAAGTTTCAGAAACTATGCAGTGGAGTCAATCTTTGAAATAAAGAAAGTCAACCTTCTTGTATAATCTTGCATAGGCTTCCCACCGTTTTATTTGGAAAGAAGATTTTCTATCAGCTACTGCTTCAGAAGCAGCTAGTCCAAAGCTCACTGCAACTATCAACTCCCTTCCATCTTTCTCTACTCTGCAATGTCAAGTTTAACACAAAACTTGGTCACTGGAATGCTCATAGAGTAACTCATGTTAAAAGAATATGGCACAAGGTAAGTTTTCTGAATTCCTCGATGAGTCTGAGGATTGTATTGATCATGATTATATATGAATACAAGCCTTGATGTACAAGTATACGTAAACTACAAGAAAGTACATATAAGGATTACATAATCAGAAAGATATGATTTCATAATTAGACTTTGCTGGAAATCTGGGATTGATCAGATTTGTCGGAATTACTTCTATCAGTATAGACATCAAGTAGTTACATACCTAATGATAACAGCAGCAAGAAGATGACTCCCTTCCACTCTAAGGACTGGATGTCCAATTTTCAGCAAATCATACTTCTGAGAAAAATCATCTTCTGTAGAACTTTGGTCCTCAATCTCAATATCTTTGGGTAAAAAGGATGATACGTCTATTTCAGATTCATCCGTGCTACTTATGTTAGAAAACGTATTTCCAGTCTCTTTATAAAGCCAATGTGCTGCGAGTCCATGTTCAGCGTACTCGTGCATCCTCTAAAAAAGATGAAATGATTATCAGCCAAGTCAGAACAATAATAACAAGTAACTATAATCTCCTTTAAGTTGGAAGACATTTGACACCTGTGTTCGTATTTGAACTTCCAAAGGTGATCTGTCAGGACCTTGTACTGCAGTGTGCAGAGACTGCAGAAGGGTATTCACGGTAAGATATTGAAAGCGGACTCCGATAAAGGCACAAGGCATGTACATTACATAATACATATACCACATTCAGACAGAATAGTCCAACATGGCTCAAGGGCCGGAGACTCGGAGGCTATTAGGAACTGAGAAAACGGAGCCAAATCATTTATATCGACCTTCTAAAACTAGTGGAATCATGAACTGGAAAACTGACCTGATAGCCACTAGGCTTTGGATTGACAATGTAATCATCAAACTCACCATCAATTGGGGTCCAATGCCTGCACATAACAAATTCTAGACATAAGCCGATCTTTGTATGCAAAATAATTCTATCAATAGTCAAACATTAAGTTGCTGGCAGTAACATTATCACATATTCACATTACCCTTAATTTAAACCTATATGTGATCATATTAATGCATACAATTACCCCATTCCATTACTTAACTAGATCCcacaacaaataaacaaaaagaaaagaaaagagtaaAATGTCGGGGGCAGGGCAAGTGTTACATTATTACAAAAAAGAAGATAAGTTCAATTTGGTTACTTGTGTACAATGTCAAGAAGGCTGTAACAACACTGGACAGCAGGCCCATGCAAAGTTCCGTTATTGTCTCCAACGACTACCCTTAATGCACGGGCATCATAAACTTTACTAATGCTGACATCTTTCCGTTTCATCTACAAGTGCAAAGACAGACTTGATGTGTTAAAACTTGCGAGGGAATTCTATGTAAGGGCTTATCTGGTGATAACTGCAAAAATCAAGCAAATAAGTCTTCAAACATATTAAATTGTGAAGTTGCATTAAAACCTTGCTGTAGATGCTATACAAACTTTTCAAGCGGCTCGATAAAGTTACTTCCATCCCTGGAACATAACTGAAAACATAACGTGGTTTGGAACACTCAACATTAGCCAAACTGACAATGAAGCAAATACATTGTATAACGACATATACATTTATCCGTGGTCACACATAACTTTCATAAAATTGCAAGCAGAAAATGAAAATGGAGACAGCAAAGAACATACGAAGTTGATATGATCAACTCCTGCTCGAGGGCCTCCTCACAAATTACCATAGATGCCAAAGCAATTCCAGCATCTTGCACAACCTTTGGTCTTCTGTGAGTCTCCAGACCTTGTCCTAGAGTATTAAGAAATTTAGACCGTTTTCTTCGATCTAACAATACATCAAATGGCACTACAGCTTCCAAAAGATCCTGAGAATAATTTACAAAAAAGATCTGAGCAGTGACCTTAACTTGAAATATAATCATATACTTTTAATGTCACTTTCTACAGTTTTAGGATACAGTATTCAGATAGGAgttaaaaaatttcttttaaatTCTTGCCTTCATGGTTGTGACATCTTCATCAACTGCTACGGGCCCTTCGTTGTCGGAAATTGAGCTTCTTCCATTTAAGGACATCAAACTGGATTTTCTTTTTGAATTTCCTACTTTGTTACTAGAGCTCCACATAGAAGCTAGATCAGCTCTCATTTTCTTGAACATCTCAGGCTGTTTATGACATACAAAAAGGTTTACTGGATTAGAACATACAATTGGGGAAGGAACTGCAAATGGTATAGCAAGGACATGGAACtgacttttaaaaaaaatatta
This region of Malus domestica chromosome 07, GDT2T_hap1 genomic DNA includes:
- the LOC103440006 gene encoding uncharacterized protein isoform X2; amino-acid sequence: MIQRQVQKAVAFAKKAHHGQLRKTGDPYLVHCIHTGRILAMLVPASGERAVETVVAGILHDVVDDTCVSFSDIQQEFGDDVAKLVAGVSRLSYINQLLRRHRRINVNQGKLGHEEANNLRVMLLGMVDDPRVVLIKLADRLHNMRTIYALPLPKAQAFARETLVIWCSLASRLGLWAMKAELEDLCFAVLQPEMFKKMRADLASMWSSSNKVGNSKRKSSLMSLNGRSSISDNEGPVAVDEDVTTMKDLLEAVVPFDVLLDRRKRSKFLNTLGQGLETHRRPKVVQDAGIALASMVICEEALEQELIISTSYVPGMEVTLSSRLKSLYSIYSKMKRKDVSISKVYDARALRVVVGDNNGTLHGPAVQCCYSLLDIVHKHWTPIDGEFDDYIVNPKPSGYQSLHTAVQGPDRSPLEVQIRTQRMHEYAEHGLAAHWLYKETGNTFSNISSTDESEIDVSSFLPKDIEIEDQSSTEDDFSQKYDLLKIGHPVLRVEGSHLLAAVIIRVEKDGRELIVAVSFGLAASEAVADRKSSFQIKRWEAYARLYKKVTDEWWCEPGHGDWCNCLERYTLCRDGMYHKQDQFGRLLPTFIQVIDLTDQEESEYWSVVSAVFDGRELDDVTSAASFSSVPSTSMETSINNKVRLLRTMLRWEEQLRSEASLGQAKHSSKFYRSPGSVVLGEVVIIWWPDGEIMRLRTGSTAADAARRVGLEGKLVLVNGQLVLPNTKLTDGDVVEVRA
- the LOC103440006 gene encoding probable GTP diphosphokinase RSH2, chloroplastic isoform X3, which encodes MTCQSSTTTMLAHKFHRLHLRNSPQFRCVLDQIAPNLAVSASLSSVFTSANVIAAASGSSSLHGAVTSTITQVAVTAVAIASGACLSTKVDFLWPKMEAQPGSDVVEGVDVTGYPIFNDPKVQKAVAFAKKAHHGQLRKTGDPYLVHCIHTGRILAMLVPASGERAVETVVAGILHDVVDDTCVSFSDIQQEFGDDVAKLVAGVSRLSYINQLLRRHRRINVNQGKLGHEEANNLRVMLLGMVDDPRVVLIKLADRLHNMRTIYALPLPKAQAFARETLVIWCSLASRLGLWAMKAELEDLCFAVLQPEMFKKMRADLASMWSSSNKVGNSKRKSSLMSLNGRSSISDNEGPVAVDEDVTTMKDLLEAVVPFDVLLDRRKRSKFLNTLGQGLETHRRPKVVQDAGIALASMVICEEALEQELIISTSYVPGMEVTLSSRLKSLYSIYSKMKRKDVSISKVYDARALRVVVGDNNGTLHGPAVQCCYSLLDIVHKHWTPIDGEFDDYIVNPKPSGYQSLHTAVQGPDRSPLEVQIRTQRMHEYAEHGLAAHWLYKETGNTFSNISSTDESEIDVSSFLPKDIEIEDQSSTEDDFSQKYDLLKIGHPVLRVEGSHLLAAVIIRVEKDGRELIVAVSFGLAASEAVADRKSSFQIKRWEAYARLYKKVTDEWWCEPGHGDWCNCLERYTLCRDGMYHK